Proteins encoded together in one Ipomoea triloba cultivar NCNSP0323 chromosome 4, ASM357664v1 window:
- the LOC116014760 gene encoding ABC transporter I family member 19-like, whose product MAAESKSIQVSGMQFGYDFQTPLFFDFSLKASPGSRCLLVGANGSGKTTLLRILAGKHMVGGKDVVRVLNFSAFHDTHLVCSGDLAYLGESWSKNAGSAGEIPLQGDFSAEHMIFGVDGVDPIRREKLIELLDIDLQWRMHKVSDGQRRRVQICMGLLHPYKVLLLDEVTVDLDVVARMDLLDFFKEECEQRGATVVYATHIFDGLETWATDLVYVQDGVLKRSEKLSELAELKTKPNLLSVVETWLRSETPIEKKKASNNPSAVKTSSPFDASPFRSTRHMAYYR is encoded by the exons ATGGCGGCAGAATCAAAGAGTATACAAGTGAGTGGCATGCAATTCGGGTACGATTTCCAAACGCCCTTGTTCTTCGACTTCAGCCTCAAGGCTTCTCCCGGATCTCGATGTCTGCTCGTCGGCGCCAATGGATCCG ggAAGACGACTCTGCTCAGAATTTTGGCGGGGAAGCATATGGTGGGTGGGAAAGATGTTGTGCGGGTGCTAAATTTTTCAGCTTTCCATGACACACACCTTGTCTGCAGTGGTGACCTAGCTTATCTTGGAGAATCTTGGAGCAAAAATGCTGGCTCTGCT GGGGAAATCCCACTCCAGGGAGACTTCTCAGCTGAGCATATGATATTTGGAG TTGATGGAGTTGATCCTATTAGGCGAGAGAAGCTGATTGAACTGCTAGATATTGATCTCCAATGGCGGATGCACAAGGTCTCTGATGGTCAGCGGCGTAGAGTGCAGATCTGTATGGGCCTTCTTCATCCCTACAAG GTTCTTTTGCTAGATGAGGTTACAGTTGACCTAGATGTTGTTGCAAGGATGGATTTACTTGATTTTTTTAAGGAAGAATGCGAGCAG AGAGGTGCTACGGTAGTGTATGCAACGCATATATTTGATGGATTAGAGACATGGGCGACAGATCTAGTCTACGTTCAAGATGGTGTTTTGAAGAGGTCTGAGAAGTTATCAGAACTTGCCGAGCTGAAGACTAAACCCAATTTGCTCTCGGTGGTGGAGACCTGGCTTCGGTCTGAGACCCCGATTGAGAAAAAGAAAGCCAGCAATAATCCAAGTGCAGTTAAGACATCTTCCCCGTTTGATGCTTCTCCCTTTCGCTCGACTAGACACATGGCGTATTATCGCTGA
- the LOC116017188 gene encoding serine/threonine-protein kinase tricorner produces the protein MDTARSWFQKFQSRDRLRASIKKKDSMGSGVEDSKHISAEEASSITKQKVAAAKQYIENHYKEQMRILKERKERRILLEQKLADADVSEEDQSNLLKFLEKKETEYMRLQRHKMGADDFELLTMIGKGAFGEVRICRENTTGHVYAMKKLKKAEMLRRGQVEHVKAERNLLAEVDSNCIVKLYCSFQDQEYLYLVMEYLPGGDMMTLLMRKDTLTEDEARFYVAETVLAIESIHKHNYIHRDIKPDNLLLDRYGHLRLSDFGLCKPLDCSTIQEGDFKVGENLGGASKGYDQTAAPKRTQQEKLQHWQKNRRTLAYSTVGTPDYIAPEVLLKKGYGMECDWWSLGAIMYEMLVGYPPFYSDDPMSTCRKIVNWKSHLKFPEEARLSPEAKDLISKLLCNVSRRIGSKGADEIKVHPWFEGIDWDRIYQMTAAFIPEVNDELDTQNFEKFEDSDSQSVASSKSGPWRKMLPSKDVNFVGYTYKNFEIVNDYEVPGMAELKKKSTKPKRPTIKSLFEDESETSETSSQQSQGSVMDLLPPQLEHSESQNKYR, from the exons ATGGATACAGCAAGGAGTTGGTTCCAGAAGTTCCAATCACGGGATCGTTTGAGGGCGTCAATCAAGAAGAAGGATTCAATGGGTAGTGGAGTAGAAGATTCTAAGCATATATCAGCTGAAGAAGCCTCCAGTATTACCAAACAGAAAGTTGCTGCGGCGAAGCAATACATAGAGAATCATTACAAGGAGCAGATGAGGATTTTGAAGGAGAGAAAGGAGCG CCGAATTTTACTGGAACAAAAACTTGCTGATGCTGATGTCTCAGAAGAAGATCAAAGTAATCTTTTGAAGTTTTTAGAGAAGAAAGAAACTGAGTATATGCGGCTTCAGAGGCATAAAATGGGTGCTGATGATTTTGAGTTGCTGACAATGATAGGAAAGGGTGCATTTGGGGAG GTCAGGATTTGCAGGGAAAATACAACTGGTCATGTGTATGCTatgaaaaaactgaaaaaagcAGAAATGCTTCGCAGAGGACAG GTGGAGCATGTGAAAGCTGAAAGGAATTTGCTTGCAGAGGTTGACAGTAATTGCATTGTCAAACTGTATTGTTCTTTTCAAGATCAAGAGTATCTATACCTTGTCATGGAATATCTACCCGGTGGAGATATGATGACCTTACTTATGAGGAAGGATACTTTAACTGAAGATGAGGCAAGATTTTATGTAGCAGAGACTGTCTTGGCTATTGAATCAATCcataaacataattatatacataG AGATATCAAGCCCGATAACCTGCTACTAGATAGATATGGCCATCTAAGACTATCGGATTTTGGACTATGTAAACCTTTAGATTGCAGTACCATACAAGAGGGGGATTTCAAAGTGGGAGAGAATCTCGGTGGGGCTTCAAAAGGCTATGACCAAACTGCTGCTCCAAAACGCACTCAGCAAGAAAAACTACAACATTGGCAGAAAAATAGGAGGACGCTT GCTTATTCCACTGTGGGTACACCGGACTATATTGCTCCAGAGGTTTTGCTGAAGAAAGGTTATGGGATGGAATGTGACTG GTGGTCACTTGGTGCTATAATGTATGAAATGCTTGTGGGCTATCCACCTTTTTATTCCGATGATCCCATGTCAACATGTAGGAAG ATAGTAAACTGGAAATCACATCTGAAGTTTCCTGAAGAAGCAAGGCTATCTCCTGAAGCGAAAGATCTTATCAGCAAACTGCTTTGTAACGTCAGCCGCAGGATTGGGTCGAAGGGTGCAGATGAAATAAAG GTCCATCCCTGGTTTGAAGGAATCGACTGGGACAGAATATATCAGATGACAGCTGCATTTATACCCGAAGTCAATGACGAGTTGGATACACAAAACTTTGAAAAGTTCGAAGAC TCCGATTCCCAAAGTGTTGCTTCATCAAAATCGGGCCCATGGAGAAAG ATGCTGCCATCTAAAGACGTTAATTTTGTTGGGTACACATACAAAAACTTTGAGATAGTCAACGATTATGAAGTTCCCGGAATGG ctgaattgaagaagaaaagtaCCAAACCAAAGAGGCCAACCATAAAGTCACTCTTCG AGGACGAGTCCGAAACATCGGAGACATCTAGTCAGCAATCGCAAGGTAGCGTTATGGATCTCTTGCCTCCTCAGCTTGAACATTCAGAGTCACAGAACAAGTACAGATAA
- the LOC116016145 gene encoding protein SCARECROW-like has product MKGGGFEVIQHEQLWDHHHHHHRYGDSVSEMGISIVGGGGASSNGAAGELSQWVEHVTRQLIEDLPESEEVAAPPPPRGEAVQPSTTAGCQESKRSSGDDDDDGGMRLISLLLECAVAISVDNLGEAHRMLLELTQMASPYGASCAERVVAYFANAMASRVINSWLGICSPLINLKTLHSSFQIFNNVSPFIKFAHFTSNQAILEAVHAHARVHIVDLDIMQGLQWPALFHILATRVDGPPPHLKMTGLGTSMDLLVETGKHLSSFAKRLGLSFEFHPVGKKFGEIDDVSALQIRRGDAVAVHWLHHSLYDATGPDWKTMRLLRQVSPTVITLVEQEIVHGGSFLDRFVGSLHYYSTVFDSLGALLPSDDASRHTVEHCLLRREINNILAIGGPARSGEDKYRQWRSELLGNGFLQVGMSRNSIAQAQLILNMFPPGHGYSLVQGDGTLRLGWKETSLYTASAWTSPAPNS; this is encoded by the coding sequence ATGAAAGGGGGAGGATTTGAAGTGATTCAACATGAACAGTTGTgggatcatcatcatcatcatcaccgcTATGGTGATAGTGTGAGTGAAATGGGAATTTCtattgttggtggtggtggtgcgaGCTCTAATGGCGCGGCGGGGGAGCTATCCCAGTGGGTGGAGCATGTCACGCGCCAGCTGATTGAGGACTTGCCGGAAAGTGAAGAAGTTgcagcgccgccgccgccgcgcgGCGAGGCGGTTCAGCCTTCTACTACTGCAGGCTGCCAAGAGAGCAAACGGAGCTCCGGCGACGACGACGATGATGGCGGTATGAGGCTAATAAGTCTCCTCTTGGAATGTGCGGTGGCGATTTCCGTCGATAATCTCGGCGAAGCTCACCGGATGCTCCTTGAGCTAACGCAAATGGCGTCCCCGTACGGCGCGTCCTGCGCCGAGCGAGTAGTGGCGTATTTCGCCAACGCCATGGCGAGTAGAGTCATCAATTCATGGCTGGGAATCTGCTCGCCATTGATAAACCTCAAAACTCTCCATTCCTCCTTCCAAATCTTCAACAACGTCTCCCCTTTCATAAAATTCGCTCATTTCACCTCCAACCAGGCCATCCTCGAGGCGGTTCACGCCCACGCGCGCGTCCACATCGTCGATCTCGACATCATGCAGGGCCTCCAATGGCCCGCGCTCTTCCACATCCTCGCCACGCGCGTGGATGGCCCACCTCCGCATCTCAAGATGACCGGGCTCGGAACCTCCATGGACCTCCTAGTCGAGACCGGAAAACACCTCTCGAGCTTCGCTAAGCGCCTCGGATTATCCTTCGAGTTCCACCCGGTCGGGAAAAAGTTCGGAGAGATCGACGATGTCTCCGCGCTGCAAATCCGGCGAGGAGACGCCGTCGCCGTGCACTGGCTCCACCATTCCCTCTACGACGCCACCGGGCCGGACTGGAAAACCATGCGGCTCCTCCGGCAGGTCTCCCCGACCGTGATAACCCTAGTGGAGCAAGAAATCGTGCACGGCGGTTCGTTCCTGGACCGGTTCGTCGGCTCGCTCCATTACTACTCCACCGTGTTCGACTCGCTCGGCGCGCTGCTGCCGAGCGACGACGCGAGCCGGCACACGGTGGAGCACTGCCTTCTCCGGCGGGAGATTAACAATATCCTGGCGATCGGCGGGCCGGCTCGGAGCGGGGAAGACAAGTATAGGCAATGGAGGAGTGAGCTTCTGGGGAATGGGTTTTTGCAAGTGGGAATGAGCAGAAACTCCATAGCTCAAGCTCAGCTCATCCTCAACATGTTCCCTCCCGGTCATGGCTATAGCCTTGTACAAGGAGATGGAACCCTAAGGCTTGGGTGGAAGGAGACCAGCTTGTACACTGCTTCTGCATGGACTTCACCTGCACCAAATTCTTGA